The sequence below is a genomic window from Actinokineospora baliensis.
ACAGCAGAGGTACCTGCTGCACGCTGACGTCCCGTTCGTCGACGACGCCACATGCGGTGGCCTCTATACCCGCTACGGCTACCCGTTCTCCGCGGCAGCGATGCTCTGCGCGGGGGTCGTAGGCGTTGGTGGGGTCGACACGTGCCAAGGCGATTCCGGCGGGCCAATGGTCGCGAAGGACGCCACAGGTGTATTCCGACAGGTGGGGATCGTCAGTTGGGGTATCGGCTGCGCGCGCCCGCAGTTCCCCGGTGTCTACACCGAGATCGCCACTTTCCTGCCCGCCATTTCCGCAGCGATCACGGCATTGGCCTGACGCCCGTTCGTCCGATCGGCGACGCCGGGGTGAAACCCTGTGGCGGGCCCGCCCGCCCGTGCGCCGGTGCCCGCCCGCCCCACCTGCTGTGACGCACCCCTCACTGCCCGGATGAGCCGACATACCGGACAAGGCATCCCACAAGCAAGCCTTGGTGTCCCCTACCGGTGCCTGGTTTGCTTACCGCCGAGCGGTGCCCGAGCGGGTACCGGCGTCCAGGCTTGGAGGCACGAGAAGATGACCGCGACCGTCGAGGGCAGCGCGGGGCCGAAACCGATGTTCGGTGCGCCCCGGGCGCACTGGCCGCAGGTCGGTACCTACCTGTTCATCCTGGTCCCGCTCGCCGCGCTCGTCGCCGCCGTGCCGCTGGCGTGGGGCTGGGGGCTCGGCTGGGTCGACGTCGCGCTCGCCGCGTTCTTCTACACCTTCACCTGCCTAGGCGTCACCGTCGGCTTCCACCGCTACTTCACCCACGGCGCCTTCAAGGCCAAGCGCGCGGTGCGGGTCGGGCTGGCCATCGTGGGCAGCATGGCGCTGCAGGGGCCGATCCTGCACTGGGTCGCCGACCACCGCCGCCACCACGCCTTCGCCGACCGCGAGGGCGACCCCCACTCCCCGTGGCTGTTCGGCACCTCGCCAGCCGCACTGGCCAAGGGCTTCTGGCACGCGCACATGGGCTGGGTGTTCGACCGCCAGCTGACCAACGCCGAGCGGTTCGCCCCGGACATGCTCGCCGACGACGACATGCGCCGGGTGCACCGCCAGTTCGGCCTGTGGACCGCGGTCACGCTGCTCGCGCCCGCGCTGCTCGGCGGCCTCCTCACCTGGTCGTGGTGGGGTGCGGTGACCGCGTTCTTCTGGGCCGGGCTGGTCCGCGTGTCGCTGCTGCACCACGTCACCTGGTCGGTCAACTCGATCTGCCACATGATCGGCGAGCGCCCGTTCCGCTCGCGGGACAAGGCCACCAACTTCTGGCCGCTGGCCGTGCTGTCGATGGGTGAGGCGTGGCACAACCTGCACCACGCCGACCCGACCTCCGCCCGCCACGGTGTGCGGCGCGGCCAGGTCGACATCTCCGCTCGCGTGATCTGGTTCTTCGAGAAGTTCGGGTGGGTCACCGAGGTCCGCTGGCCGACGCAAGAGCGCTTGGCGAAGTTGGCGGCCAAGTAGGTGCCGCGCACTGCGACCGCGGATGTGCCGGACCGCGCTGGTCTGATCGAGTTCCTCCGCGCCAGGAACCGGTGCGTCCTCGTGACGCGCCGGGCTTCTGGGGCACCTCAGATGTCGCCCGTGAGCTACGGCGTTGACCATGAAGGCCGGTTGGTGGTCTCCACGTACCCCAGCCGTGCCAAGGCTCTTAACCTGCGCCGCGACCCCACTGTGTCGGCTTGTGTTCTCTCCGAGGACTGGAACGGGCCTTACGCGCAGGTCGACGGTCAGGCTGAGGTGCTCGACCTGCCGGAGGCGCTGGACCCGCTCGTCGAGTACTACCGGTCGATTTCCGGTGAGCACCCGGACTGGGCCGAGTACCGCGCGGCCATGGTGCGGCAGGGGAAGTGCCTCATCCGGGTGACGATCGGCACGTGGGGACCCATCGCCACCGGCGGATTTCCGCCGGGCATCGCGTTTTAGTGCAGGTCCGTGTTCTCCGGCTCACTCCACTGATCACCCAATTACTCATACCATCGGGTGATAGGCGATCGCGGTCGGTAACGAAGTGCTCCATTCGGCCGATCGACCGGGTATGTCGGTGGAACTGAGGGACCTGGTCTGGGCGAAGGCCGTCGAGGAGTCCACCGCCGGTCGGGGTGCGACGGCGGGGGAGCGGGGCACGGGGGAGCCGGTGCGGCGGATGCGCGCGGTGCGCGCGCCCAGGGTCGAGCGCGTCCGCGACCAGCACTGAGCGCCGTGGTCACCCGGTGTTGACCCGCTCTCGGTTGACAGAGCGGGAAAGCGACAACGGAAACAACGCATAATTCACTGAATCAGACGCATTTTTCCTGTGGTCTTGCGCACGGGCTCGCGTCGTGCGCGGTTTGCCGGCAACAATCGGGTTATAGTCCGGCGAACTCGAGCGGTGCTCCGCGTCGGTGATCGTTTCCGTCCGCCCGCGCCGCGAGGGAGGTCCCGTTGAACCCGCGCGACCCAGTGGCGGTCACCATCCGGGGCACCCGGTCCGCCGTGGTCGTCAGCGCCGTCGGCCGCATCGACATGACCACCGAGCGCCCGTGGCGCGAACTCGTCGAGGACGCCTGCGCCGAGAACACCGTCAAGCGCTTCGTCGTTCTCGACCTCTGCCAGGTCACCTACCTCAGCGTCGGCGCCGCGCCGATCATCGTGCGCGCGCACTACCACTGCCTGCACCGCGGCAAACTCCTGCGCGTCGCCGCCCCCATCGGGCCCGCGCTGCACACGATGCACGTCACCGGCGTGCGCGACCTGGTCGCCGTTTACCCGACCCTCAACGCCGCGCTGGAACCGGCCGTCCGCTCACCGTGGTGATCGAACCGAGATAGCCGCGCCCGCGTTACCGGTATTCGCGCTCCCAGGCCAAGATTGGCTCGAACGGGTGAGATGATGTTGCTTTTCGTCCGGCGCGCGGCCGACCGCGCGGGTGCTGATCACCCGGAGGGGGAGCACCGACGAGCACCCCGGTCGCACAGCGGGTGTCCCGGTCCGGTCGTCGCCCGCTGATCATCCGGTCGAGCCCGGTCGCACCTGGTAGCCGTTGGGGGACAGGGCAAGCCCCAGCCGGAGAGGACTCCCGATGAATCGCCACCTCGCGCGGTTCGCGACCGCCGTCGCGACCGCGAGTGTGCTGACCGCGACCGGAGCGGGCCTGGCCGCCGCCGACCCCGCCGACCACTCCCCAACAGCCGGGCACGTCCGCGAACTCGCCGCCGCCTACACCGACCTCGCCACCGCCACGACCGACGAGGCCAGGCTCCCCGCCGTAGCCGACCTGCGCCTGGCCCTCAACCACATCCGCGGCTGCGGCGAAACCACCGCCGCCGACGCCGCCGACACCAAGGCCGCCGAGGTCGCCCGAATCTTGCCGATCCCAGGCCCGATCAACCCCCTCCTCCTGGCAGGCCTGCTGGACCTCGTCCACACCCTCCTCAACACCCTCACCGGCGGCCTCCCCCTGCCCGGAACCCTGCCCACCCCCGGCACCTTGCCGATCCCGGGCGGTCTCCCGATCCCCGGTGGCTTGCCCATCCCAGGTGGTCTCCCGATCCCGGGCACTCTCCCCACTCCCGGCACCTTGCCGATCCCGGGCGGTCTCCCGGTCCCCGGTGGCTTGCCCATCCCAGGTGGTCTCCCGATCCCGGGCACGTTGCCCACTCCCGGTGGCTTGCCGATCCCCGGCACTCTGCCGATCCCGGGCGGCCTCCCGATCCCGGGCACCTTGCCCATTCCTGGTGGTTTGCCGACTCCCGGCACTCTGCCCGTCCCTGGCGGTCTCCCGATTCCTGGCACGTTGCCGACTCCGGGTGGGCTGCCGATCCCGGGCACTCTGCCCATTCCCGGTGGCCTCCCAGTTCCCGACGCGTTGCCGATCACGAGTGGCCTGCCGATCCCCGGCACTCTGCCGATCCCGGGCGGCCTGCCGATCCCGGGCACCTTGCCCATTCCTGGTGGTTTGCCGACTCCCGGCACTCTGCCCGCCCCTGGCGGTCTCCCGATTCCCGGCACGTTGCCGACTCCGGGAGGCCTCCCCAACCCCGGCACCTTGCCGACGCCGGGTGCTCTGCCGATCCCCGGCGGACTTCCCATTCCAGGCACTCTGCCCACTCCCGGCGGCCTCCCCATCCCCGGCACGGTGCCGATCCCGGACACCCTGCCCACCCCCGACGGGTTGCCCATCCCGGATGTCCAGCCCGATCTCAACGGCACCGTCCCCAACCTGACTGACGTCCTGCCCGCCGAAGACGGCACCGTCCCCAACGTCACCGATGTGCTGCCCGCTGAGGACGGCATCGTGCCCAACCTGACCGATGTCCTGCCCGCCGAAGACGGCACCGTCCCCAGCGTGACCGACGTCCTCCCCGCCGAGGACGGCATCGTTCCCGGTGTGCTGCCGCCGTTGTCGGACCTGGTTCCGCCGGTCGCCGACGAGCTGACTCTGCTGCCCGCTGCCGTCAGCGATCCGCCGCTGGACGCCACGACCCCGGATACCGATTCCTTGCCGCTGTTGCCCGATCTGCCCCTGGACTCGCTCCCGGCGCTGGGCAGCCTGCCGAGCCTGCCCGGCTTCCCCGAGTTGGACCACCACCACGACTGATGCTTCCGCCCGTACTCGGGTGGGTTGTGTGAGTGTCGAGCCCCGGCGGCCCACAAGGCCACCGGGGCTCGGTGCTGTCCTAGGCTCCCCGGCATGCGTCGTGTCACCGGGAAGCAGGTCGTGGAGGTCGATGAGGGGGAGTTCGCCGCACTGCGAGCCGCCTACAAGGGCGCCCTCTTGGATGTCGGTACCGGTGACGGCAAGCACGCGCTGCACCTCGCCAAGACCCACCCCGACCTGCTGGTGATCGGTCTAGACGCGGCCAAGGACAACATGCGTAAGGCCGCCACCAAGGCAGCCGCCTCCCCTAAGAAGGGCGGCCTGCCCAATCTGCTCTATCTATGGGCCGCCGCTGAACAACTCCCGGCAGGCCTAGGCGACATAAACGAGCTTCACGTGCTCATGCCCTGGGGCAGCCTCTTGCGCGGAGTGCTCGGTTCGGACCCCTCCATGCTGGCTGGCCTAGCAGCCATCTGCGCGCCTAACGCCACTTTTCTCATCTCCCTGAACCTTCACGCTTGGCGCCCCCCGGTGCCAGAGGTTGGTGACCACCCTGAGCCGACCCCCGAGTCAGCGGAGAAGGACCTCGGTCCCGCGCTCAAGGCCGCGGGTTGGCAATTGGACTCCGCCGCCTATCTCGACGCTGACGAGATCGCGGCCTTGGCGACGTCGTGGACGCGGCGTCTCAACTCGTCGCGTGACCAGCTCGACGTCCTGGCGCTGCGCGGTCGCATTACGCCGGTTTAGTCCGCTCGAGCACGAAGTCGTAGGCCTGCTTGCGCGACCACCCCGGCTGCGCCGCCAACGCTCGCGCGACGGTCGATGCGGACACGTCGTGCCCTAGTAGCGCCGTCACCAACTCGGCCACGTCCACGTCGATGCCCAGGTCTGTGCTGGACGTGGGGTCCAATGCGCACCACACGTCCGTGGACCCGCTCAGCTGCGCGAACTCCTCAACGGCCCCCCACACGGGCCGTTCGTCGAGTGCCATCACACTCACGTTCCTAGCGCCAGCAACCCACCGCGACACCTCAGCGGCCGGGCACCGGAACA
It includes:
- a CDS encoding acyl-CoA desaturase — translated: MTATVEGSAGPKPMFGAPRAHWPQVGTYLFILVPLAALVAAVPLAWGWGLGWVDVALAAFFYTFTCLGVTVGFHRYFTHGAFKAKRAVRVGLAIVGSMALQGPILHWVADHRRHHAFADREGDPHSPWLFGTSPAALAKGFWHAHMGWVFDRQLTNAERFAPDMLADDDMRRVHRQFGLWTAVTLLAPALLGGLLTWSWWGAVTAFFWAGLVRVSLLHHVTWSVNSICHMIGERPFRSRDKATNFWPLAVLSMGEAWHNLHHADPTSARHGVRRGQVDISARVIWFFEKFGWVTEVRWPTQERLAKLAAK
- a CDS encoding PPOX class F420-dependent oxidoreductase; the encoded protein is MPRTATADVPDRAGLIEFLRARNRCVLVTRRASGAPQMSPVSYGVDHEGRLVVSTYPSRAKALNLRRDPTVSACVLSEDWNGPYAQVDGQAEVLDLPEALDPLVEYYRSISGEHPDWAEYRAAMVRQGKCLIRVTIGTWGPIATGGFPPGIAF
- a CDS encoding STAS domain-containing protein, producing the protein MNPRDPVAVTIRGTRSAVVVSAVGRIDMTTERPWRELVEDACAENTVKRFVVLDLCQVTYLSVGAAPIIVRAHYHCLHRGKLLRVAAPIGPALHTMHVTGVRDLVAVYPTLNAALEPAVRSPW
- the kamB gene encoding 16S rRNA (adenine(1408)-N(1))-methyltransferase KamB produces the protein MRRVTGKQVVEVDEGEFAALRAAYKGALLDVGTGDGKHALHLAKTHPDLLVIGLDAAKDNMRKAATKAAASPKKGGLPNLLYLWAAAEQLPAGLGDINELHVLMPWGSLLRGVLGSDPSMLAGLAAICAPNATFLISLNLHAWRPPVPEVGDHPEPTPESAEKDLGPALKAAGWQLDSAAYLDADEIAALATSWTRRLNSSRDQLDVLALRGRITPV